In Candidatus Eremiobacterota bacterium, the genomic stretch CCCGACTTCGTGGGCACGCTGGCGGACGCATTGAAGCAGAGCGGCGCTGCGCCGGAGATGCTCGAGATCGAGATCACGGAAGCCGCGATCATGTCGAACGTCGAGCCCGTGCTGGCGACGCTGCAAGCGGTGCACCGCATGGGGATCGGCGTCGCGATCGACGATTTCGGGACCGGCTACAGCAGCTTCGCCTATCTCAAGCGCTTCGAGGTCGACTCGCTCAAGATCGACCGCACCTTCGTCGAAAGCATCGAGCGCGACGAGAACCTCGCGATCGCGCGCGCGATCGTCAGCGTCGCGCACGCGCTCGGCCTGCCGGTCACCGCGGAAGGCGTCGAGACGGCGCAGCAGGCGCGCATCCTGGCCGACCTCGGCTGCGACCGCCTGCAGGGCTTCTACTTCGGCCGCCCCGCGCCGGCGGCGGTCTTCGAAGCCGCCCGCGCCGAGCCGGTCCCGACGTAGCGCGGCGCCGCCGGGTGCTAGTGGAACAGGCGCGCGTGGAACAGGCCGCGGAACAGCGTCTTTGCGATCGGGAAGCTGGCGCCGAACTCGGCGAGCGCGATGAATCCGAGCGCGCTCATCAGCGCCGGTTCACGCCGAAACGCGCGGTGCACGTGCAGCAGCAGCGGCCGGAAGGCGTCAGCGAAGCGCAGCACCAGCACCGCCACGGCGGTCCCCAACAGCGCGCCGGCCGCGATGTCGCTCGGCCAGTGGAACCCCGCCGCGACCCGAAACAGCGCGCCCCAAATGCCGATCGCGAGGACGACGAAGCCGGCCGGCCGGCTCACCGCGAACGCGACGACCGCCGCGATCGCGTACAGTGCGGCGTGATCGCTCGGCAGCGAGCCGAAGTGGGTGAAGCTGGCGCGGACCTCGTCGACCACGCCGGCGTTGACGAACGGGATCAACTGCACCTCGAGCAGCGGCCGCGGGCGATCGACGAAGTGCTGGACGACGCGCGAGACGACGTACGTGATGACGCATGCCGACAGCGCCAGTAGCGTCAGATCGCGCGACCATTTGCGGTCGGCACGGCGGTTCCACAGCATCATCGCGCCGGCGGCGAGCAGCAGCTGCGGGATCTCATTGTCGTTGAGCTGCCACTGCAGGTTGTGCAGCGGAATCCTGGCGGCGAAGCGGTTCAGCGCGAGCAGAACGCCGGTGTCGAGCGAGCCGCGGTGCGGCAGGGGGACGATCAGGAGCGCGAGGACCAGCGCGCTCGCGGCACACGCGATCGCGCCGCCGCGCACGGCAACAGCAACGTCGGGCCGGCCGCGTGCCGGAACGTGCGGCACCGGCGGAGCGACGCGGTAATGCGGTGAGAATACGTCCGTCACGTCGAACCGGTGAGCCACGCGACGACCTCCGCCCGGCTGCTTCCACGCCGGGCGGCGCCGTCACTCTACCGCGCGCCGGTTCGACATCACCTCGGGTCGGCGGGAACGCCCACTAGTACGAGAGCGGCACCGTCTTTCGCTCGCCGGGCGCAAAGAAGTACGTCGACGGCGCCAACACGGTGAACCGCAGCGCGACGCTCCGCGCGCTCGCGCTGCCGCGTGCGCTCCCGACGCCCGCCGTGGCGAGACCAGCGCCCGAAAAATCAGCCGGCGTGACGCGCGCGCTCGCAACGAGCGCCGGCCGCAGCCGGAGCCACACCGCGCTCTGCGCCGGCACGCTGATCGCGTACCGGCACGCGCCGTCCGCACCGGTCTCCGGCCGCGTCCGCCCGATCAAATGACTGTCGAGCGCATCCCGCGCCTCAACGACGAGCTCCCCGCACGCCGGCGCCCGCTGCCCCGCCGCCGGCGCAGAGATCGCAACCGTCCCCTCCGCAATCGCAAGCTCCCCCGCCACCGCGCGAAGCGGAATCAAGGCAATCATCAAGGCGACAACCACAGCCGACGCTACGACAATCCGAGACGACCCCAGCGGCATCCGGCAAACCTCCGTTCACCGAAACTACCCCAACGAAAGAGCCCGCTCTCGCAAGCAGGCACTTTCTACCAAACCGGAGAGGTCGTACGCCCTATGTCCGGGGGCTATTCAACGAAAACGTCGCGCAGCGTATGGAGTGTTGCCGTGACAATCTTCGGCGGAGCCTTCCCCAAACGTTTCACCAGACGACTCTTGTCCAGGGTCCGCATCTGGTCGAGAATGATGAGGCCGCGCTTGCCTCCGAAAGAGATCGGGATCCGATACGGCGCGGGACGGCTTCCCGTCGTCATAGGGGCGACGATCACGGTCCGGAGGTGGTCGTGCATCTCCGGCGGCGACACGATGATGCAAGGCCGAGTCTTTCGAATCTCACTCCCAACGGTAGGATCGAGCGCCGCCAGCCAAATCCCGCCTCGGTTCACCACGCGAGTTTCGCGTCGTCCTCGTTTCCGAACTCCGGCCACACGAGCGCGTCGTCACCTGTGGCCGAAAGGGAACGGCTCGCCTCAGCCCATCCCTCGCGCGGGTGGCGCTTCGGTTTCCGAATGACCACGGCGTCGTCTTCGACATCGATCTCAACTTCGCGTTCGAAGCCGACTTGCGCCAGAATGGGCTTGGGGATTATGACGCCCTGCGAGTTTCCGACGCGCTGAAGACTTGCCCTCATGTTAGAACAATGATATTACAGGAAGGTCGGCTCGTCAATCATAGACTGTCATCCTGAGCCTGTCGAAGGATGAGCCAGCATCGTGCCGACGTCCCGCGACGATGGAAAAGGCCCGCTCTTTCGAACGGGCCTCTCCATTCCGCATGACGTGACGCCTACAAGTCCTCCGGGTTGATGCCCTTTTGCTTGTACTGCGTGCTCTGCGACGGCCTGCCGACGGTCGCATCGGGCTCGTACTCGCCTTCGTACTGGACGGTGTTCTCCGCCATCCGCTGGCGCTCGTACGGGCCGAGCACCTTGGGGTTCAGCTCCTGACCGTTCGGTGCGACGACGTCGCCGTACGAGCTCAAGCCGTCGCCGTCCGGGTTGAAGTCGAGGAACGCGCCCATGTTGCGCGGGCGGCCCTCTTCGTCGAGATCCTGGCCTTCCGGTTCGATCGCGAGGTTGCGGTAGCGCGACATCCCCGTCCCGGCCGGGATCAGCTTGCCGATGATGACGTTTTCCTTGAGCCCGAGCAGCGGGTCGTGCTTGCCCTTGATCGCCGCGTCGGTGAGGACGCGCGTGGTCTCCTGGAACGACGCCGCCGAGAGGAACGACTCGGTCGCGAGCGAGGCTTTCGTGACGCCGAGCAGCACCGGAGTGCCCTCCGCGATCTTGCCGCCCTCGCCCTTGATCTTCTCGTTCTCCTCCGCGAACACCGCGGCTTCGACGAGCTGCCCAGGCAGCATCCGCGTGTCGCCGCCGTCGACGATCTTCACCTTGCGCAGCATCGAGCGAACGATCACTTCGATGTGCTTGTCGTTGATGTCGACGCCCTGCGAGCGGTAGACCTTCTGCACTTCCTGCACCAGGTAGTTCTGCAGCGCGGTCTCGCCCTTGATGCGCAGGATGTCGTGCGGGTTGAGCGAGCCTTCCGCGACCGGCTGGCCGGCCTCGACGCGCTGCCCTTCGGTCACGGTGAGGTGCGTGTTCGCCGGGACGTCGACCTCGTGCTCGACGCCTTCGTCGTCGACGACGAAGACGACGCGCTTGCCCTTCTCCTCGCCGAACTTGATCGTGCCGGAGAACTCCACCACCGGCGCCTCGCCCTTCGGCTTGCGCGCCTCGAAGATCTCCTCGACGCGCGGGAGACCGGTGATGATGTCTTCCTGCGCGACGCCGCCGGTGTGGAACGTGCGCAGCGTGAGCTGCGTCCCCGGCTCGCCGATCGACTGCGCCGCGATGATCCCCACCGCTTCGCCGATGTCGACCTTCAGGCCGGTGGCGAGGTTGCGCCCGTAGCACATCGCGCAGACGCCGTACTTCGCCTGGCACGCCAGCACCGAGCGGATCTTCACCGTCTTGATGCCGGCCGCGATGATCGCCTTGGCCTTCTCCTCGTCGATCTCTTCGTCGCGCTTGACGAGCTTGTCGCGCGAGTTCTCCGGGTTGCGAACGTCCTCGGCGGCGCGGCGGCCGACGATCCGATCGCTGATCGGCTCGATCGTCTCCTTGCCGACGGTGATGTCGCCGACGGTGATCCCGCTGGCGGTCCCACAGTCTTCCTCACGGATGATGACGTCCTGCGCGACGTCGACGAGCCGGCGCGTCAGGTAGCCCGAGTCCGCCGTGCGCAGCGCGGTGTCGGCCAGACCCTTGCGCGCGCCGTGCGTCGAGATGAAGTACTCGAGGACGGTCAGACCCTCTTTGAGCGAAGCCTTGACCGGGATCTCCAGGATGCGGCCCGACGGGTCGGACATGAGCCCGCGCATCCCGCCCAGCTGCTTGACCTGCGCGATCGAGCCGCGCGCGCCCGAGGTCGCCATCATGAACACCGGGTTGAGCGGGTTCTGCGCGGCCTGCATCGAGGCGGTGACGTCGTCGCCGGCCTTCGACCAGATCTCGATCGTCTTGTTGTAGCGCTCGTCGTCCGAGATGAAGCCCTGGTCGAACAGCCCGTGCAGCTCGTCGACCTCGGCCTGCGCCTTGTCGAGGATGTCGTGCTTCTGCTGCGGGACGATGATGTCGCTGATCGACACGGTCGTCCCCGACTGCGTCGCGTAGCGGAAGCCCAGCGCCTTGACCGCGTCGAGGAACTCCGCCGTGGCGGCGTTCCCGTACTTGCGGTAGCACTCGGTGATCAGCTTCTTGAGCGCGCCCTTGTCGAGCGTGACGTTGAGGAACGGGTACTGCCACTCGGCCGGGAAGGCTTCGTTGAGGATCACGCGGCCGACGGTCGTCTTCACCCGCGCGCCGTTGAGCCGCACCTCGATCCACTCGTGCAGCCCGATCAGCCGGTGGTTGTACGCGGTGATCGCCTCGGTGCCGTCCTTGAACGCGACCGGCGCGCTGGAGCCGTCCGGCTTCTTGCGCGCGCTGCCGTTGCGGTAGACCGGTCCGGCGTAGAGCGCGTCGTCGGCGAGCGCGGCCTTCGCAGGCCCCTTGTACTCGTCCGGCTGGAAGGTGAGCCAGTACAGACCCAGGACCATGTCCTGGGTCGGAATCGAGACCGGGTTTCCGAACGAAGGCTGCAGGATGTTGTTCGAGGACAGCATCAGGATGCGCGCCTCCGCCTGCGCGCCGGCGCTCAGCGGAAGGTGCACGGCCATCTGGTCGCCGTCGAAGTCGGCGTTGTACGGCGTGCAGACCAGCGGGTGCAGGTGGATCGCCTTGCCTTCGACCAGCACCGGCTCGAACGCCTGAATGCCGAGGCGGTGCAGCGTCGGGGCGCGGTTGAGCAGCACCGGGTGCTCGCGAATCACTTCGTCGAGCACGTCCCACACTTCGGGACGGACGCGCTCGACCATGCGCTTCGCGCTCTTGATGTTGTGCGCCTGACCGCGGTCGACGAGCTTCTTCATCACGAACGGCTTGAAGAGCTCGAGCGCCATCTCTTTGGGCAGCCCGCACTGGTGCAGCTTGAGGTTCGGGCCGACGACGATGACCGAGCGGCCCGAGTAGTCGACGCGCTTGCCGAGCAGGTTCTGGCGGAACCGGCCCTGCTTGCCCTTGAGAATATCCGAAAGGGACTTGAGCGGACGGTTGTTGGGGCCCGTCACCGGACGCCCGCGGCGGCCGTTGTCGATCAGCGCGTCGACCGCTTCCTGCAGCATGCGCTTCTCGTTCTTGATGATGATCTCGGGCGCGCTCAGCTCCAGCAGCCGCTTGAGCCGGTTATTTCTATTGATCACGCGGCGGTAGAGATCGTTCAGGTCCGAGGTGGCGAAACGGCCGCCGTCGAGCTGCACCATCGGGCGCAGCTCCGGCGCGATCACCGGCACCGCGGAGAGGATCATCCACTCCGGCTTGTTGCCGGAGGCAAGGAACGCTTCGACGACTTCGAGCCGCTTGATCGCCTTGATCCGCTTCTGGCCCGAGGTTTCCTTGAACTCACGGCGCAGGTCTTCCTGAAGCTTGCGCAGGTTCAGGTCGCGCAGCAGCTCGCGGATCGCTTCCGCGCCCATGCCGGCTTTGAAGCGGGTGCCGTACTTCTCACGGCTCTCGCGGTACTTCTGCTCGGTGAGGATCTCGCGCTTCACCAGCGTCGTGTCGCCCGCGTCCGTGACGACGTACGCCGCAAAGTAGATGACCTTCTCGAGCTGGCGCGGCGACATGTCGAGCAGGATGCCGATGCGCGAGGGCACGCCTTTGAAATACCAAATGTGCGTGACCGGCGTGGCGAGCTCGATGTGGCCCATCCGCTCGCGGCGCACTTTGGCGCGCGTGATCTCGACGCCGCAGCGGTCGCAGATCATCCCTTTGAAGCGGATGCGCTTGTACTTGCCGCAGTGGCATTCCCAGTCTTTGGTCGGGCCAAAGATCTTCTCGCAGAAGAGCCCGTCACGTTCCGGCTTGAGGGTCCGGTAGTTGATCGTCTCGGGCTTTTTGACTTCGCCGAACGACCATGCGCGAATCTGTTCCGGCGACGCGAGGCCGATGCGCATCGCGTCGAAATTGTTGACGTCGAGGAGGTTCAAGTTTTTCCTTTGCTCAGCGCGTCGGCGAGACAGAGGCGGCCGAGGTGACGTCGTAAGTCCGGGGTGGCTGGGTTCCGCTTGAAAAGGCGAACAGACCCAGGAGACGCCGGCTCGACGTTCCTTGGGTCCGCTTATCGGCCGAAGGGCATAGGCGCGAATCGTATCACGGATCCGCAAGAAATTCAAGGCGCGCCGGCCGGGCCGCCTGCGAGGGAAGCAGGCGTGGGCGTCCTATGTGTGGGCCGTGGCCCTTCGCTGGATTGTCCGTTCGCTGCTTACCCTCGCAGGGCTCGCAGCCCTGGTTCTGCTGCTGGCGCTCGCCTACGTGCTGTGGGTCCTCTACGCCACGAAGGCCGGGGTAGCGCGAACCGAGGGCACCGAGACGGGACTGCCGCTCGACGGCCCGGTGACGATCGCCCGCGACGCGCGCGGCGTCCCGCACATCCGGGCCGGCTCGGCCCACGACTTCTTCGTCGCCGAAGGCTACGCGATGGCGAGCGACCGGCTCTTCCAGATGGACCTCACGCGGCGCTACGTCGAGGGCCGGCTCGCCGAAGTCCTCGGCAGCCCGCTGGTCCGGGTCGACCGCCGGATGCGCCGCTTCGGGATCCGCGACCTCGCCGCGCGCTCGTACGCCGCGGCCGCGCCGGAGGAGCGCGCCATGCTGGCCGCCTTCGCCGACGGGATCAACGCGGCGGCGGCCCGCCAGCCCGTCCCGCCCGAGTACCGGGCGCTCTTCTTCGGCTTCGAGCGCTGGCAGCCGCAGGACGCGCTGGCCGTCGGCTTCGCGACCGTGCTGGACCTCGACGACAAGCCCGACGACGTGATCGTCCGCGACTTCGTCCGCGACGCGCTCGGCCCGGCCGGCACCGACGCCCTCTACCCGCTGACCGACCCGAAGTACGACGTTCCGACCAACGGCCGCCCGCCCGGCCCGATCGCCGCGCTGCCGGCATTGCCGGGAGTCCGTCAAGGGGATTACGCGACCGCGCTCCGTCACCGCGATGAACGGCCGCCGGTCGGGAGCAACGGCTGGGTGGTCGGCGCGGATCGGACGACGACCGGCAAAGCGGTGCTCGCGAACGACCCGCACCTCGACATCGCGATCCCCGGCATCTGGTATCTGGTCGAAGGGAGCGCGCCCGGCTTGCACGTCGCCGGCGCCGCGCTCGCCGGGACGCCGGGCGTGACGCTCGGCCACAACGAGCACCTCGCCTGGGGCGTCACGGCCGGCGAGACCGCCGCGATGCACGTCGTGCGCGAACCGCTGCGCGGCGCCGACGAGCTGTTCGAAGGCGACGGTTGGGTTCACGCGCGCCACCGGCACGAGATCGTCGGCGTGCGCTTCGGCGGCAGCGTCGACGTCGATCTGCTGGAAACCGACCGCGGCGTCGTCATGTACAGCGGCAACGGCGTCGCCTATCTGATGGACTGGCGGCTGCGGCGCAAGCCCGTCTCGACGCTGGCGCCGTTCTTCGGCTTGCTGCGCGCGCGCACCGCGGCCGACGGCGTCGCCTCGATGCGCGCGCTGCCGGAACCCGCGCTCAACGTGATCTTCGCCGACGACACCGGCCGCGTCGCGTACCACTTCGCCGGCGGCGTCCCGCTCGAACCTTCGTGGGGCCGCTGGGCCGCAGCGGACAACGCACCGGAACCGGTTTATTTGACCTACGCCGACGCGCCGCACGTCGACCCCTCGCGCAGCGCGCTCGTCGTCACCGCGAACAACCGCGCCGCGGGCGACGGCTCACCGCGGCTCGCGCCGTTCTGGCCGCCGCCGTACCGCGCGTTCGAGATCCGCCGCGCGCTCGCCGCGGCCGCGGACGCACACCATCGTCTGTCGCCCGAAACGATCGCCGCCGAGCAGCGCGATGCAACCTCGCCCGCCGAGCGCGAGTTCGCCGATCTCGTCCTCGCCGCCGCGGCGCGCAAGCACGCCGACGGAGATCGGACGCTCGCGCCGCTGCTGAGCGCGCTGCGCTCGTTCGACGGCACGCTGATCCCCGCGTCGCGCGGCGCCACCGCCGTCGTCGCGCTGCGGCGCGACATGCTGAGCACGCTCGCCGCGCAGCATCTGCCGGCGTGGCTCGCGCCCTCGTATCCGTCGACGAGCCCCGGCTTCGAGGTCGTGCTGCGCGCGCTGCGCGAGCGCCCGCGCGGCTGGGTCGCGCGCGACGACTACGATCTCTTCGTCACCGGCGCGATCAAGCGCGTCGCGACGCAGCTCGGCGCAGACGTTCCGCCGTTCGGGACGTACGCCGCGCAGCCGCTCAAGCACGCGCTCGCGCCGTTCGGCTTCGCGCTGTGGAACGGTCCGACGATGCCGGGCCGCGGGGGCAGCTTCGCGCCGGCAGTGCAGTGGAACGGTCACGCGCAGTCGTTCCGCGCGGTGTGGATCGCGGGCGACTGGGACCACGGCACGATCGACGTCGACGCCGGCGAGTCCGGCGAGCCCGGCTCACCGCACTACGCCGACCAAACCGCCGGCTGGGTGAACTTCACCCGCACACCGCTCCCGTTCTCCGACACCGCCGTCCGCGCCGCGACGACGTCAACGTTAACCCTGTCACGGTGAGCTTCAGGACTATTTCGGCCCCTTCAGCAGGCTCGGGGTGACGGCGCTCTCGAAGCTCACGGCGACGCGTTATGTCGAGCCAAACGCTCATCTTTGTCGGCTGCGTCGTCGCTATCGCGCTCGGCGTCTTGGCGCTCGCTGCGACGTTCATGGACCGCAGGGAGGACCAGCAGATCGCGAAGATGCTGCGGGCGAATACCGCTGCGCGCAAGGCCGGGCCGGTCGCGGTGGAGGGCACGGCCAAGGCGACGCGCGTCGTCACGGCACCCGGCGCCGGCATCGACTGTATCTTCGCGTACGAACGATGCGAGGTGTGGACGCCGAACGACAAGGGCGGGTCGTGGTACGACATGGGCAGTCTCTGCTGGCCGCCGATCCCGCTGTTCCGTGTCGAAGACCAGACCGGATCGGTTCTCGTCCAGGCCACTTACGCCGACGTCGAACTCGACGAGACGAAATATCCGGGCAAGACCCATCGCGTCAGTGATGAGTTCGCCGAGGTCTTTCCGATGTTCGGCCTGCCGATCGGTGAAGGTTGCCTGGTGAACGTCTACGAGCGCGTGCTAGCGCCGAACGCGCACGTCTCGGTGTACGGCACCGCCATGCCCGCGTCGCAAATCGGTCCGCTGGGTGCCGCAGGCGTCAAACCGGACGAGCTCGTCATTCGAGCGTCGCCCGGAAGCCCGTTCATCATCACGGGACAATCGCGGAATGACTTCGAAATAAACCTTCGGTCGTGGTTTGGCTTTGAGTTCGTCGCCGGGCTGGTGCTGGCGCTCGGCGGCATCGTAGGAATGCTGTGGGCGTTGTTCCTGCGCGGACCGGAGCCCGGCATCGATAGTTCGACCTGGAAAGCGGCCATCGTGACGGCCGCGCTGATCATCGTCGGTGCGATGTTCTTCGGCATCCAAGCCCTGGTTATGCCGTATGTTCGGATGAAGCAGACTCGTGGCGACGTCGACCGCCGATCGGCGGCTCTCGATGCGTTGCTCAAACAGCGCCACGATGCGCTCGGGAACGTTCTTGCGGCCTGGGGGACGCCACACGAAGAGGAGAGCGGTCCCTTGGCGCAGATCGTGCAGCTGCAACCGCTGACCGGAGTCGGACCGCTGAGTCGCGATCGCGTCGACGCCGAGTGCCGGCTCTCGGCGTCCGTCGAGCAATTCTGCGCGGCGGCCGGCAGCCGCGCCGAGCTGCACGCGCATCCGGAACGTGCAAAGCTGTTGAAAGCACTGAGAGCGCTGCAGAGGAGCGTCACACAGAGCTGCGATCTCTACAACGCCTCGGTTTTCTTGAGCAATCAGCGGTTGGAGGGGTGGCCCAACCGGTCGTATGCGCGGCGCATGGGCCTGGTCCCGCACGAGTTCTTCGGCGCATCAGCGCTCTAAAAATCGGGATTCTATCGGCCCCCTTCGTCGGGCTCAGGGAAACTGGGCGAGTCGTGCCCAGAAGCCCCACCCGCCGGTGATGTTGGACACCGCGAACACGATCTCGTTCGCGCCTTTGTGCAACGGCAAGAAGACGCCGTCGCCGACCGGGTTCATGATCCCGCCGCCGACGTCCGCGCCGAAGTACAGCGGCGTTCCGTTGCAATAGATGACGAGGCCGTTCACGTAGCCGAACAGGATCCGTCTCAGTTGATCGCGGTCGGACTGGATCACGGTGCGCGCGAAGACGATCTTTTCGCCAGCGACCTGGTTGTTCATGATTCGGTCGACGAGCGGCTCACCGGTCGCGGGATCGGACGGAAAGCTGAGCTGCGGCGAGCGGCGATAGCGGTTGATCAGCACCACGCCCGTCGTCTCCGGACGTACATTTTGCCAGCGCACGCCGCTCAGGTTCGGCATCGCGCCCGGCGGATACGCGGTCGCGTCGAGGGCGTCGGAAATTTGCCAATCGGCGAGCGTGCCGGGCGGAAGCGGCGGTTGCGGTGCGGGCGGCGCCGTCGGGTGCGCGGTGTAGCGGACGTTCGAGAAGTATGCGCCCCGGCCGAACGCGCCGGTCCAGACGCCGACTGACGCGCCGTCGACGCCCGCCAGCGCGGGCACGGTCAGCGTCGGCTTCGCTTCGCCGTTGAGATAGAGGTTCGCGACCGAACCGGTCACGTCGATCTTCACGTGTACCCAGGCGCCGAACGGCAGCGTCGCGACCGCGTTGGCACCGTCACCGTGATAGATTTTCCACGCGCCGCCGACGCTGTTGAGCGCCGGCGCGTACTGCACCGCTTCAGGCGTTCCGCTCGCGCGCGGGCGCAGCCAGATCACTTCGGAGTTGTCGGTGGACGCCGCGTGAAACACCGCGCCCATGAAGTTACCGCCCTCCGGCATCGCCATGTCGAGCTCGAGCGTTCCGTCGCGCAGCGACGTGCCGCGCGCGAGCGCGACGCCTTTGTCGATGTAGAGGCTGGGCCGGCCGAGATACGTTTCGAACTTGATCGTGTTCGTCGCCGTCCAGCGGTCGGCCGTCAGCGGAATCGTCGTCTCGGCGGCCGCAGCGCGCGCGAGGCCGGCGGCCAGGACCGCCGCCATTGCCGGTATCGCGAGCGCTCGGAAGGTCGTGCTCTGCGTCATCGGGACGCCTCTTCGAAACGCGCGCGCGGCGCCCCATCTCGGGGCGGAAAATCGGCATTCTGCGCGCCCGAAACCACGCTTTGCGGCCGATTCGGGCCGTCTGCGGCCCCGCCCGGCTATACTCTCGGGGATCGCTAGCTGCCTACGAGGAGAGTTATTCCGGTGCAGTTCCCCGCGCCCTCG encodes the following:
- a CDS encoding phosphatase PAP2 family protein, giving the protein MAHRFDVTDVFSPHYRVAPPVPHVPARGRPDVAVAVRGGAIACAASALVLALLIVPLPHRGSLDTGVLLALNRFAARIPLHNLQWQLNDNEIPQLLLAAGAMMLWNRRADRKWSRDLTLLALSACVITYVVSRVVQHFVDRPRPLLEVQLIPFVNAGVVDEVRASFTHFGSLPSDHAALYAIAAVVAFAVSRPAGFVVLAIGIWGALFRVAAGFHWPSDIAAGALLGTAVAVLVLRFADAFRPLLLHVHRAFRREPALMSALGFIALAEFGASFPIAKTLFRGLFHARLFH
- a CDS encoding type II toxin-antitoxin system PemK/MazF family toxin — encoded protein: MVNRGGIWLAALDPTVGSEIRKTRPCIIVSPPEMHDHLRTVIVAPMTTGSRPAPYRIPISFGGKRGLIILDQMRTLDKSRLVKRLGKAPPKIVTATLHTLRDVFVE
- a CDS encoding AbrB/MazE/SpoVT family DNA-binding domain-containing protein, whose product is MRASLQRVGNSQGVIIPKPILAQVGFEREVEIDVEDDAVVIRKPKRHPREGWAEASRSLSATGDDALVWPEFGNEDDAKLAW
- the rpoC gene encoding DNA-directed RNA polymerase subunit beta'; this encodes MRIGLASPEQIRAWSFGEVKKPETINYRTLKPERDGLFCEKIFGPTKDWECHCGKYKRIRFKGMICDRCGVEITRAKVRRERMGHIELATPVTHIWYFKGVPSRIGILLDMSPRQLEKVIYFAAYVVTDAGDTTLVKREILTEQKYRESREKYGTRFKAGMGAEAIRELLRDLNLRKLQEDLRREFKETSGQKRIKAIKRLEVVEAFLASGNKPEWMILSAVPVIAPELRPMVQLDGGRFATSDLNDLYRRVINRNNRLKRLLELSAPEIIIKNEKRMLQEAVDALIDNGRRGRPVTGPNNRPLKSLSDILKGKQGRFRQNLLGKRVDYSGRSVIVVGPNLKLHQCGLPKEMALELFKPFVMKKLVDRGQAHNIKSAKRMVERVRPEVWDVLDEVIREHPVLLNRAPTLHRLGIQAFEPVLVEGKAIHLHPLVCTPYNADFDGDQMAVHLPLSAGAQAEARILMLSSNNILQPSFGNPVSIPTQDMVLGLYWLTFQPDEYKGPAKAALADDALYAGPVYRNGSARKKPDGSSAPVAFKDGTEAITAYNHRLIGLHEWIEVRLNGARVKTTVGRVILNEAFPAEWQYPFLNVTLDKGALKKLITECYRKYGNAATAEFLDAVKALGFRYATQSGTTVSISDIIVPQQKHDILDKAQAEVDELHGLFDQGFISDDERYNKTIEIWSKAGDDVTASMQAAQNPLNPVFMMATSGARGSIAQVKQLGGMRGLMSDPSGRILEIPVKASLKEGLTVLEYFISTHGARKGLADTALRTADSGYLTRRLVDVAQDVIIREEDCGTASGITVGDITVGKETIEPISDRIVGRRAAEDVRNPENSRDKLVKRDEEIDEEKAKAIIAAGIKTVKIRSVLACQAKYGVCAMCYGRNLATGLKVDIGEAVGIIAAQSIGEPGTQLTLRTFHTGGVAQEDIITGLPRVEEIFEARKPKGEAPVVEFSGTIKFGEEKGKRVVFVVDDEGVEHEVDVPANTHLTVTEGQRVEAGQPVAEGSLNPHDILRIKGETALQNYLVQEVQKVYRSQGVDINDKHIEVIVRSMLRKVKIVDGGDTRMLPGQLVEAAVFAEENEKIKGEGGKIAEGTPVLLGVTKASLATESFLSAASFQETTRVLTDAAIKGKHDPLLGLKENVIIGKLIPAGTGMSRYRNLAIEPEGQDLDEEGRPRNMGAFLDFNPDGDGLSSYGDVVAPNGQELNPKVLGPYERQRMAENTVQYEGEYEPDATVGRPSQSTQYKQKGINPEDL
- a CDS encoding penicillin acylase family protein; the encoded protein is MALRWIVRSLLTLAGLAALVLLLALAYVLWVLYATKAGVARTEGTETGLPLDGPVTIARDARGVPHIRAGSAHDFFVAEGYAMASDRLFQMDLTRRYVEGRLAEVLGSPLVRVDRRMRRFGIRDLAARSYAAAAPEERAMLAAFADGINAAAARQPVPPEYRALFFGFERWQPQDALAVGFATVLDLDDKPDDVIVRDFVRDALGPAGTDALYPLTDPKYDVPTNGRPPGPIAALPALPGVRQGDYATALRHRDERPPVGSNGWVVGADRTTTGKAVLANDPHLDIAIPGIWYLVEGSAPGLHVAGAALAGTPGVTLGHNEHLAWGVTAGETAAMHVVREPLRGADELFEGDGWVHARHRHEIVGVRFGGSVDVDLLETDRGVVMYSGNGVAYLMDWRLRRKPVSTLAPFFGLLRARTAADGVASMRALPEPALNVIFADDTGRVAYHFAGGVPLEPSWGRWAAADNAPEPVYLTYADAPHVDPSRSALVVTANNRAAGDGSPRLAPFWPPPYRAFEIRRALAAAADAHHRLSPETIAAEQRDATSPAEREFADLVLAAAARKHADGDRTLAPLLSALRSFDGTLIPASRGATAVVALRRDMLSTLAAQHLPAWLAPSYPSTSPGFEVVLRALRERPRGWVARDDYDLFVTGAIKRVATQLGADVPPFGTYAAQPLKHALAPFGFALWNGPTMPGRGGSFAPAVQWNGHAQSFRAVWIAGDWDHGTIDVDAGESGEPGSPHYADQTAGWVNFTRTPLPFSDTAVRAATTSTLTLSR
- a CDS encoding LemA family protein; this encodes MSSQTLIFVGCVVAIALGVLALAATFMDRREDQQIAKMLRANTAARKAGPVAVEGTAKATRVVTAPGAGIDCIFAYERCEVWTPNDKGGSWYDMGSLCWPPIPLFRVEDQTGSVLVQATYADVELDETKYPGKTHRVSDEFAEVFPMFGLPIGEGCLVNVYERVLAPNAHVSVYGTAMPASQIGPLGAAGVKPDELVIRASPGSPFIITGQSRNDFEINLRSWFGFEFVAGLVLALGGIVGMLWALFLRGPEPGIDSSTWKAAIVTAALIIVGAMFFGIQALVMPYVRMKQTRGDVDRRSAALDALLKQRHDALGNVLAAWGTPHEEESGPLAQIVQLQPLTGVGPLSRDRVDAECRLSASVEQFCAAAGSRAELHAHPERAKLLKALRALQRSVTQSCDLYNASVFLSNQRLEGWPNRSYARRMGLVPHEFFGASAL